The Chanos chanos chromosome 16, fChaCha1.1, whole genome shotgun sequence genome has a window encoding:
- the LOC115829251 gene encoding GTPase IMAP family member 4-like, which produces MPTLYNTQLSEEEVMRETLRCVSLCDPGVHAFLLVIPEGFLTDEDKGEMQKIQTIFGSRVNDYTMVLINQKPGQEVTELDESTQTIIRSCRGGHQFLGSSSQVSELLRSVDKLVEQNGGSHYTTVMYLYALVETQLNKYQTEITQLKKYQPGVKKKMKKVRELEEKYEIPDLRERSDRRSPSLRIVLLGKTGVGKSATGSTILGKKGVFKKDVSYMSVTRECQRETAEVNGRLITVIDTPGLFDTGIDNEKMKKEISKCIAMATPGPHVFLLVLPVGRLTPEEKKAVEMIEETFGDKSKTYTMVLFTKGDQLEQKTIEQYIGDTGTDLRKLIDQCGSRYHVFNNTDSSNQTQVVELLKKIDTMVSVNGGSYYTNEMFRQVEEALYEEKERILRERVEEIEREKEELKAKCEAEIERMKKTLEEERERQSEERKRREEEFREREQRLKKEMEGREKDYERRKEEDEKRMKEWEVKIYKDVERQKEEWEKQRQEEQLRRKQEDRRRMEREEKERR; this is translated from the exons ATGCCAACTCTGTACAACACTCAGCTCTCAGAGGAGGAAGTGATGCGTGAGACTCTccgctgtgtctctctctgtgatcctgGAGTCCATGCTTTCCTCCTGGTCATTCCTGAGGGCTTCCTCACTGATGAGGACAAAGGAGAAATGCAGAAGATTCAGACAATATTCGGCTCAAGAGTCAATGATTACACCATGGTCCTGATAAATCAGAAACCTggacaggaagtgacagaattAGATGAATCAACTCAGACAATCATCAGATCCTGCAGAGGAGGACATCAGTTCTTAGGTTCCAGTTCACAGGTGTCAGAGTTACTGAGGAGTGTTGACAAACTGGTGGAACAGAATGGAGGAAGTCATTACACAACAGTCATGTACCTGTATGCTCTGGTGgaaacacaattaaataaataccaGACTGAAATTACACAGCTAAAGAAATACCAGcctggagttaaaaaaaagatgaagaaggtCAGAGAATTGGAGGAAAAGTATGAGATCCCAG atttgagagagagatcagacagGAGATCCCCCAGTCTGAGAATAGTGCTGTTGGGGAAAACTGGTGTTGGGAAGAGTGCCACAGGAAGCACCATCCTGGGGAAAAaaggtgtttttaaaaaagatgtgTCTTATATGTCAGTGACtagagagtgtcagagagagacagcagaagtCAATGGAAGACTGATAACAGTGATTGACACACCAGGACTGTTTGATACAGGGATTGACaatgagaagatgaaaaaagagatcaGTAAAtgcattgccatggcaacaccagGACCACACGTGTTTCTATTGGTGTTACCCGTGGGGCGGCTCacaccagaagaaaaaaaggcagttgAGATGATTGAAGAAACTTTTGGAGATAAATCCAAAACTTACACTATGGTCCTGTTCACTAAAGGAGATCAGCTAGAGCAGAAAACCATAGAACAGTATATAGGAGACACTGGAACTGACTTAAGGAAACTGATTGATCAGTGTGGTAGCAGATATCATGTGTTTAACAACACAGACTCCAGTAACCAAACTCAGGTTGTAGAACTCCTGAAGAAGATAGACACCATGGTGTCAGTGAATGGAGGGAGCTACTACACTAATGAGATGTTCAGACAGGTAGAAGAAGCTCTCTacgaggaaaaggagagaatactgagagagagagtggaggagatagagagagagaaagaagaactgaAGGCCAAATGTGAGgcagaaatagagagaatgaaaaagacattggaagaggagagagagagacagagtgaagagaggaaaagaagggagGAGGAATttcgagagagagaacagagactgaagaaagagatggaaggaagagagaaagattatgaaagaagaaaagaggaggatgagaaaaggatgaaagagTGGGAGGTGAAAATATATAAGgatgtggagagacagaaagaagagtgggagaaacagagacaagaggagCAGTTAAGGAGAAAACAGGAGGACCGacgaaggatggagagagaggagaaagaaaggaga
- the LOC115829252 gene encoding GTPase IMAP family member 8-like has translation MERGAFHHRAQPGLRRPGNGDTANESELRIILLGTNRPENNRVGNFILKRDAFETESPPVSVDCHSVRVRRQLKGRPITVINTPDLFHPQLTYDQLSVAVKECVSLSAPGPHVFILVLQPDNFTEEDRDRMKVILNSFSDQAMDYTMVVTTGKTAKKYSNPFSQIIEECRRRTHNFGSLGFSVHKKGSSRHSQLLEKITEIERDNGGYLTCVGSEKTLRGTALCDDKTTAVRQRGTALGKRTDDAGGDRGTKTNERGRMDKVEERVSELRIVLLGKNRHENNRVGNFILQNNVFESTATDNQLIKKTGWIKGRPIMVINTPDLFRPKLTYDQLSVIVKDFMSLCDPGPHVFILVLQPDNFTKEDRDRMDIIVNSFSDKVYDYSIVLTVGNLGHGTSVDPGEEKNHIEETISKCGGRHFMLTDDSSPVSLIEQIDQVVEENGGVYITYCVYEDSQQTTKEEMYKQTERTRELTKHQQSDKTARETEPKYDIPRLNLVLCGRDGSLKISISELILGQRESSPESSSVCVRREGEVCGRLLTLVEMPALYNTQLSEEEVMRETLRCVSLCDPGVHAFLLVIPEGFLTDEDKGEMQKIQTIFGSRVNDYTMVLINQKPGQEVTELDESTQTIIRSCRGGHQFLGSSSQVSELLRSVDKLVEQNGGSHYTTVMYLETQLKKYQMEAGEMKRKINILEEKIKSQTPDTLRIVLLGKTGVGKSATGNTILGKYVFEELLCPHSVTTECQRETAEVNGRQITVIDTPGLFDTNFPNEDIKKEVAKCITMATPGPHVFLLVIRLGRFTEEEKNALKIIKVMFGGKSRLYTVILFTGGDSLKKTSIEEFIKKSREIQNTIKQCDNRYHVFNNNDPDNTTQVVELLDKIDTLVSVNGGSFYTNEMLQQAEEALQEEKERILRERGEEIEREKEELKAKHEAELERMRKTIDEERKKQDEERRRREMEFNKKEEQIRTEMREREE, from the exons ATGGAAAGAGGGGCCTTCCACCATCGTGCACAACCGGGCCTACGGAGGCCAGGAAATGGAGACACAGCCAATG aATCTGAACTGAGGATTATACTTTTGGGGACAAACAGACCAGAGAATAACAGAGTAGGAAACTTCATCCTGAAAAGAGATGCATTTGAGACTGAATCTCCTCCAGTTTCAGTTGATTGTCACAGTGTGAGAGTCAGAAGACAGCTGAAAGGAAGACCCATCACAGTCATCAACACTCCTGACCTGTTTCATCCTCAACTCACATATGATCAGCTCTCAGTggcagtgaaagagtgtgtgtccctgtctgCTCCAGGACCTCATGTGTTTATACTGGTGCTGCAGCCTGACAACttcacagaggaggacagagacagaatgaaagtcATACTGAACTCTTTCAGTGATCAAGCCATGGACTACACTATGGTGGTAACAACAGgcaaaacagcaaagaaataCAGCAATCCTTTCAGTCAAATCATTGAGGAGTGTAGAAGGAGAACGCACAACTTTGGGTCACTTGGCTTTAGTGTGCACAAGAAGGGATCTAGTCGGCATTCTCAACTCTTGGAGAAAATaacagagattgagagagataATGGAGGGTATCTTACCTGTGTGGGATCTGAGAAGACACTGAGAGGCACAGCACTGTGTGATGACAAGACCACAGCTGTAAGACAGAGGGGAACTGCACTGGGCAAGAGAACAGATGAtgcaggaggagacagaggcacaaagacaaatgagagagggaggatggatAAGGTGGAAGAAAGAG TGTCTGAGCTCAGGATTGTGTTATTGGGGAAGAACAGACATGAGAATAACAGAGTGGGAAACTTCATCTTGCAAAACAATGTCTTTGAGAGCACAGCTACTGACAATCAGCTTATTAAGAAAACTGGATGGATAAAGGGAAGACCCATCATGGTCATCAACACTCCTGACCTGTTTCGTCCTAAACTCACGTATGATCAGCTCTCAGTGATAGTGAAAGACTTTATGTCCCTGTGTGATCCAGGACCTCATGTGTTTATACTGGTGCTGCAGCCTGACAACTTCACAAAAGAGGATAGAGACAGAATGGACATAATTGTCAATTCTTTCTCAGATAAAGTTTATGATTACTCCATTGTTCTTACTGTGGGTAATCTGGGACATGGCACAAGTGTGGATCCAGGGGAGGAGAAAAATCATATAGAGGAGACCATTTCAAAATGTGGTGGCAGACACTTTATGCTCACTGATGACAGCAGTCCTGTGTCTCTCATAGAGCAAATAGATCAGGTTGTGGAAGAAAATGGAGGGGTGTATATTACATATTGTGTTTATGAGGATTCACAGCAGACCACAAAAGAGGAAAtgtataaacaaacagagaggacaCGGGAATTGACAAAACATCAACAGTCTGACAAAACTGCACGAGAAACTG AGCCTAAATATGACATTCCAAGACTGAACCTGGTGTTGTGTGGGAGGGATGGATCATTGAAGATCTCCATATCAGAGCTCATACTGGGCCAGAGAGAGTCCAGTCCAGAGtccagctcagtgtgtgtgaggagggagggagaagtgTGTGGACGCCTGCTCACCCTGGTGGAAATGCCAGCTCTGTACAACACTCAGCTCTCAGAGGAGGAAGTGATGCGTGAGACTCTccgctgtgtctctctctgtgatcctgGAGTCCATGCTTTCCTCCTGGTCATTCCTGAGGGCTTCCTCACTGATGAGGACAAAGGAGAAATGCAGAAGATTCAGACAATATTCGGCTCAAGAGTCAATGATTACACCATGGTCCTGATAAATCAGAAACCTggacaggaagtgacagaattAGATGAATCAACTCAGACAATCATCAGATCCTGCAGAGGAGGACATCAGTTCTTAGGTTCCAGTTCACAGGTGTCAGAGTTACTGAGGAGTGTTGACAAACTGGTGGAACAGAATGGAGGAAGTCATTACACAACAGTCATGTACCTGGAAACACAACTAAAGAAATACCAGATGGAAgcaggagagatgaagagaaaaatcaacattCTGGAGGAAAAGATTAAGAGTCAGACACCAG ACACTTTGAGAATAGTGCTGTTGGGGAAGACTGGTGTTGGGAAGAGTGCCACAGGAAACACCATCCTgggaaaatatgtttttgaagAACTACTCTGTCCCCACTCTGTTACCactgagtgtcagagagagacagctgaagTCAATGGAAGACAGATAACAGTGATTGACACACCAGGACTGTTTGATACTAATTTTCCTAATGAAGATATTAAGAAAGAGGTTGCTAAATgtatcaccatggcaacaccaGGACCACATGTGTTTCTACTGGTCATAAGACTGGGACGCTtcacagaagaggagaaaaatgcaCTGAAGATCATTAAAGTAATGTTTGGAGGCAAATCCAGACTGTACACAGTGATATTGTTCACTGGAGGAGACAGcttgaaaaaaacaagcatTGAGGAATTCATTAAGAAATCAAGGGAAATACAAAACACCATTAAACAGTGTGATAACAGATACCACGTATTTAATAACAATGACCCTGATAACACAACTCAGGTTGTGGAACTCCTGGATAAGATAGACACCCTGGTGTCAGTGAATGGAGGGAGCTTCTACACTAATGAGATGCTCCAACAGGCAGAGGAAGCTCTccaagaggaaaaggagagaatactgagagagagaggggaggagatagagagagagaaagaagaactgaAGGCCAAACATGAGGCAGAGttagagagaatgaggaagactATTGATGAGGAAAGGAAGAAACaggatgaagagagaagaaggagggaaaTGGAGTTTAACAAAAAGGAAGAACAAATAAGAACAGAGATGcgtgaaagagaagaa